The genomic DNA AGGTGAGGCCGGGGCTCTCCATCTCGCGCAGGATCCGGGCGGCCTCCTTGACCGCCTCGTTGCCCTTCATCTCCTCGGTGCCGACGTTGAGCAGGCCGACGGTGGGGCGGTCGAGGTCGAACACGATGCGCGCCATGGCCGAGCCCATCACGGCCATCTCGACGAGGTGCTCGGCATCCGTGCCGATGGTGGCGCCCACGTCGAGCACGACGCTCTCGCCGCGCACGGTCGGCCACAGGCAGGCGATGGCGGGCCGCTCGATGCCCGACATGGTCTTCAGGCAGATCTTCGACATCGCCATCAGCGCGCCGGTGTTGCCGGCCGACACGCAGGCGTCGGCCTGCCCGTCGCGGACCGCCTGGATCGCCTGCCACATGGACGACTTGCCCCGGCCCTGGCGCACCGCCTGGCTCGGCTTGTCGTCCATGGCCACGGCCACGCTGGTGTGGCGGATCTCGACGCAGTCCTTGAGCCGGGGCTCCTTGGCGACCAGGGGCGCGATCACCGCCTCATCGCCGAACATCAGG from Methylobacterium radiotolerans JCM 2831 includes the following:
- the plsX gene encoding phosphate acyltransferase PlsX encodes the protein MSQRVCISLDAMGGDHGPTTVVPGAALARERHPGTTFLMFGDEAVIAPLVAKEPRLKDCVEIRHTSVAVAMDDKPSQAVRQGRGKSSMWQAIQAVRDGQADACVSAGNTGALMAMSKICLKTMSGIERPAIACLWPTVRGESVVLDVGATIGTDAEHLVEMAVMGSAMARIVFDLDRPTVGLLNVGTEEMKGNEAVKEAARILREMESPGLTYHGFVEGTDLGRGTVDVVVTEGFTGNIALKTAEGTAKQIGTYLRAAMTRTLSAKIGALFARQAFKALKDKMNPSRANGGVFLGLEGIVIKSHGSENAQGFAAAIDLAHDMARHDMIRTIREMLDQTAALAPA